A genomic segment from Bufo bufo chromosome 8, aBufBuf1.1, whole genome shotgun sequence encodes:
- the ATP6AP1 gene encoding V-type proton ATPase subunit S1 produces the protein MAAGSFFVPLSFLLVLVVPWHAATSQQVPVLLWSSEGSLWSAQPSAHGGHVTTDLQLGQYLDAALSTGPRNVLLFLQEKLSVEDFTAFGGVYGNKQDSAFPNLENIMESSPSSLVLPAVDWYAANILPTYLKEKLGVSPLHVDQSTLLELRLNESIPSLLIVQLPYANSAGVMAAKDVLRANDEVIGQVLSTLKSEGIPYTALLTALRPSRVTRENDFAVGSFGRQLLATATPTPAYPPLSYNGTQNIPCILFWASNITVSMDREVELTNATFREAGDITSGSFCNSSAARLELNYNSGIRIVFELASRWYPVSGRPWFTLNRVLLFNGTVNATFLAPQVNAPSNYSFHCQYVSNLPTHGPLLVKNTTDESPASNWRLTITDFQIQSFNVTGIQFNYASDCAGFFSPGIWMGLVTTLLFVFILTYGLHMVMSLKTMDRFDDPKGPSISVPQNE, from the exons ATGGCGGCCGGCTCGTTCTTCGTACCTCTCTCCTTCCTCCTTGTACTGGTGGTGCCATGGCATGCTGCCACCTCCCAGCAAGTGCCCGTCCTGCTGTGGTCCAGCGAGGG CTCCCTCTGGTCAGCGCAGCCCAGCGCACATGGCGGACACGTGACAACCGATCTCCAGCTGGGTCAGTACCTGGACGCGGCTCTCAGCACTGGACCCAGGAATGTTCTGCTGTTCCTCCAAGAGAAG TTGAGCGTTGAAGACTTCACAGCATTCGGCGGAGTCTATGGGAACAAACAAGACAGCGCCTTCCCGAATCTGGAG AACATCATGGAGTCGTCACCGTCGTCCTTGGTGCTGCCCGCCGTGGACTGGTACGCTGCCAACATCTTGCCAACTTACCTAAAGGAGAAGTTGGGTGTGAGCCCCCTGCACGTGGATCAGTCGACGCTATTGGAGCTGAGGCTGAATGAGAGTATCCCGTCACTGCTGATCGTGCAGCTGCCCTATGCCAACAG TGCCGGAGTAATGGCAGCTAAAGACGTCCTCCGAGCAAACG ATGAAGTGATAGGACAGGTGCTGAGCACCCTGAAATCAGAAGGTATCCCTTACACCGCCCTCCTCACAGCCCTCAGGCCATCGCGG GTTACCAGGGAGAATGACTTTGCTGTGGGCAGTTTTGGGCGCCAGTTGTTGGCGACCGCTACACCGACACCCGCTTACCCTCCTCTGTCTTACAACGGAACCCAGAATATTCCCTGCATCCTGTTTTGGGCCTCGAACATCACGGTGTCTATGGATCGGGAGGTGGAACTCACTAATGCCACATTCCGGGAGGCGGGTGACATCACGAGCGGCTCCTTCTGCAACAGCTCTGCTGCCAG GCTGGAGCTAAATTACAACAGTGGGATCAGAATCGT CTTCGAACTGGCGAGCCGCTGGTATCCAGTATCCGGACGACCCTGGTTCACTCTGAACCGTGTGTTGTTATTTAACGGAACAGTCAACGCCACTTTCCTGGCTCCTCAGGTGAACGCTCCCAGTAACTACTCCTTCCACTGTCAGtatgtcagcaatctgcccacacACGGTCCGCTCCTGGTGAAGAATACCACCGACGAATCCCCTGCCAGCAACTGGCGCCTCACCATCACTGATTTCCAG ATCCAGTCCTTCAACGTGACCGGCATCCAGTTTAATTACGCCAGTGACTGCGCCGGATTCTTCTCTCCCGGCATCTGGATGGGTCTGGTCACCACTCTGCTCTTCGTCTTCATCCTGACGTACGGACTCCACATGGTGATGAGCCTCAAGACCATGGATCGCTTTGACGACCCCAAGGGACCATCCATCTCTGTGCCCCAGAACGAGTGA